In a single window of the Heliangelus exortis chromosome 1, bHelExo1.hap1, whole genome shotgun sequence genome:
- the CREBL2 gene encoding cAMP-responsive element-binding protein-like 2 isoform X2, with product MDDSKVGGKVKKPGKRGRKPAKIDLKAKLERSRQSARECRARKKLRYQYLEELVSSRERAICALREELEMYKQWCMAMDQGKIPSEIKALLTGEEQGKAQQNSTKLAKAVKTEANSSSP from the exons GTTGGAGGCAAGGTAAAGAAACCAGGCAAGCGAGGCCGTAAACCAGCCAAAATAGATTTGAAGGCCAAACTCGAAAGAAGTCGTCAGAGTGCAAGAGAGTGCAGAGCCAGGAAGAAGCTGAGGTACCAGTACCTGGAAGAGCTGGTTTCGAGCAGAGAGAGAGCTATCTGTGCTCTCAGAGAAGAGCTTGAAATG TACAAGCAGTGGTGCATGGCCATGGACCAAGGGAAAATCCCCTCTGAAATAAAAGCCCTGCTAACTGGAGAGGAGCAaggcaaagcacagcagaaCTCAACCAAACTTGCCAAGGCTGTGAAGACagaagcaaacagcagcagtcCCT GA
- the CREBL2 gene encoding cAMP-responsive element-binding protein-like 2 isoform X3, whose amino-acid sequence MDDSKVGGKVKKPGKRGRKPAKIDLKAKLERSRQSARECRARKKLRYQYLEELVSSRERAICALREELEMYKQWCMAMDQGKIPSEIKALLTGEEQGKAQQNSTKLAKAVKTEANSSSP is encoded by the exons GTTGGAGGCAAGGTAAAGAAACCAGGCAAGCGAGGCCGTAAACCAGCCAAAATAGATTTGAAGGCCAAACTCGAAAGAAGTCGTCAGAGTGCAAGAGAGTGCAGAGCCAGGAAGAAGCTGAGGTACCAGTACCTGGAAGAGCTGGTTTCGAGCAGAGAGAGAGCTATCTGTGCTCTCAGAGAAGAGCTTGAAATG TACAAGCAGTGGTGCATGGCCATGGACCAAGGGAAAATCCCCTCTGAAATAAAAGCCCTGCTAACTGGAGAGGAGCAaggcaaagcacagcagaaCTCAACCAAACTTGCCAAGGCTGTGAAGACagaagcaaacagcagcagtcCCT AA
- the CREBL2 gene encoding cAMP-responsive element-binding protein-like 2 isoform X1, giving the protein MDDSKVGGKVKKPGKRGRKPAKIDLKAKLERSRQSARECRARKKLRYQYLEELVSSRERAICALREELEMYKQWCMAMDQGKIPSEIKALLTGEEQGKAQQNSTKLAKAVKTEANSSSPW; this is encoded by the exons GTTGGAGGCAAGGTAAAGAAACCAGGCAAGCGAGGCCGTAAACCAGCCAAAATAGATTTGAAGGCCAAACTCGAAAGAAGTCGTCAGAGTGCAAGAGAGTGCAGAGCCAGGAAGAAGCTGAGGTACCAGTACCTGGAAGAGCTGGTTTCGAGCAGAGAGAGAGCTATCTGTGCTCTCAGAGAAGAGCTTGAAATG TACAAGCAGTGGTGCATGGCCATGGACCAAGGGAAAATCCCCTCTGAAATAAAAGCCCTGCTAACTGGAGAGGAGCAaggcaaagcacagcagaaCTCAACCAAACTTGCCAAGGCTGTGAAGACagaagcaaacagcagcagtcCCT GGTGA
- the GPR19 gene encoding probable G-protein coupled receptor 19, whose amino-acid sequence MDNSSSPFLPPTLLILLQNKSYPETSIPPAAYKITESPAGPSSSRNQTVLQYELRPREIAAASMVLGVLWLVSVFGNSLVCLVIHRSRRTQSTTNYFVVSMACADLLSSVASTPFVLLQFTWGRWVLGSGVCKLVRYIQYLTPGVQIYVLLSISVDRFYTIIYPLSFKVSREKAKKMILASWLFDAVFASPVFLFYGSNTDDHCNFFLPSSWEGASYGIILLLVVFLIPYILIIFFYQKVIKYIWRIGADGRTVRRTMNTVPRAKVKTIKMFLMLNSLFLLSWLPFYVVQLWHPEETDYRKSSLVFLAITWISFSSSASKPTLYSLYNANFRRGMKETFCMSAMKCYRSNAYTITTSSRIAKKNHVGIVEITAPAKTITKDSIYDAFNREAKEKKLAWPIQSNPPNTFV is encoded by the coding sequence ATGGATAACAGCAGCagtccttttcttccccctacCTTATTGATCCTGCTGCAGAACAAGAGCTACCCTGAaacctccatccctcctgctgcctACAAGATCACAGAGTCACCCGCAGGACCCAGCTCGAGCAGGAACCAGACTGTCTTGCAGTATGAACTGAGGCCGAGGGAAATTGCAGCAGCCAGCATGGTCTTGGGAGTCTTGTGGCTGGTTTCTGTCTTTGGGAACTCCCTGGTCTGCTTAGTGATCCACAGGAGCAGGAGGACACAATCCACCACCAACTATTTTGTGGTCTCCATGGCTTGTGCAGACCTTCTCAGCAGTGTGGCAAGCACGCCCTTTGTGCTGCTCCAGTTCACCTggggcaggtgggtgctggggagtgGGGTGTGCAAGCTGGTAAGATACATCCAGTACCTCACCCCTGGAGTCCAGATATATGTGCTCCTCTCTATAAGTGTGGATCGATTCTACACTATCATCTACCCACTGAGTTTCAAAGTGTCCAGGGAGAAAGCCAAGAAAATGATTCTGGCCTCCTGGCTATTTGACGCTGTATTTGCATCACCAGTTTTCTTATTCTATGGCTCCAACACTGATGACCACTGcaacttttttctccccagttcTTGGGAAGGAGCTTCCTACGGTATCATCCTGCTCTTGGTGGTGTTTTTGATCCCATATATCCTCATTATCTTCTTCTACCAGAAGGTCATCAAGTACATTTGGAGAATAGGTGCTGATGGCAGGACCGTCAGGAGGACAATGAATACTGTCCCAAGAGCAAAGGTGAAAACCATCAAGATGTTCTTAATGTTAAACTCattatttctcctctcctggctcCCTTTTTATGTGGTGCAGCTGTGGCACCCAGAGGAAACAGACTACAGAAAGAGCTCCTTGGTTTTCCTGGCCATCACCTGGATCTCTTTCAGTTCTTCAGCCTCTAAGCCAACCCTCTACTCCTTGTATAATGCCAACTTCAGAAGAGGAATGAAAGAAACTTTTTGCATGTCTGCCATGAAATGCTACAGAAGCAATGCATATACTATTACCACCAGTTCCAggatagcaaaaaaaaatcacgttGGGATCGTAGAAATCACAGCTCCAGCCAAAACTATCACCAAAGATTCCATCTACGATGCTTTTAAcagagaagcaaaggaaaaaaagcttgcCTGGCCTATTCAGTCCAATCCCCCAAACACATTTGTCTAA